In Epinephelus lanceolatus isolate andai-2023 chromosome 13, ASM4190304v1, whole genome shotgun sequence, the following are encoded in one genomic region:
- the cep85l gene encoding centrosomal protein of 85 kDa-like isoform X2 — MWYRSDLEDGYESTKTGSSGGGSPGWVPGHESAWHSNPPGPGNSICGGRRHSTVSDSGDTGIGTYCSDSVEDDSSSSTTPLSFQPLSQHHLGQDDSAVPFVHVMLSPSSSPYTSFRVPASPSSSGRWSRSCQLLTPAISPLGAPSCLDMKDHQPIRRWSSLTKLSSGADKSSTRTSCDQYNADSHGSLDRNLLYGYKKEPARANVDLYLPLSSSMLCHSLLQRSPGAGPCYRYNHSSRSSGLDTDMSLSSALSSSVKHSSLDMNYSALPEAKLSRGGTQVYGLSLPKQADSPLGHQTDRGSPIQPSVRTQMWLTEQMEYRPKGESVGGQISTAGTEACGGDGPLSCQQGHQQEPGLSQMLMGSSLPVNTLVKVKEGLLRQRELEIERQKQQILQLHARIRENELRAQQVLQSQRGWFDEPHIPSTKFFQQESAMRTPCKQPSDRLCCDEDLGRKLAVAELEVLHLNEFFKQATQKYTEDIRKLEEKIKTRDRYISSLKKKCQRESQQNQEKQQRIETLEKYLSDLPTLDEVQAQAQQEEVQQKAKDLEKTASRLQQSLEEGFALMKEKDISIEMQAMREKELMASVQSLQQKVQHCLDDGVRLPMQDLKRLEMENTQLLEQQNHSSRLIEHQKERIERLTLQLTATSTRLQKKKGLSHRQQSSLEKEDNLTPSSRALPQQRQVDEGLPVSPLSHVEMPEVGRLLKEMSLCLLDLQALCSILAQRAQGKEPNLSLLLGMKSLSVSAEESDSREVVEEELRFKLLEVGQLRRDIDELRKSISDRYAQYMGDSCVSQ; from the exons GCTCCAGTGGCGGTGGATCTCCAGGATGGGTTCCTGGCCATGAATCAGCCTGGCACAGTAACCCTCCTGGTCCTGGGAACAGTATCTGTGGTGGGCGCAGACACAGCACGGTGTCTGACAGTGGGGACACTGGCATTGGCACATACTGCTCTGACAGCGTGGAAG ACGACTCCAGTTCCAGTACCACGCCTCTATCCTTCCAGCCGCTGTCCCAGCATCACTTGGGCCAGGATGATAGCGCCGTCCCTTTTGTCCACGTCATGCTGTCCCCGTCCTCCTCACCCTACACCAGTTTTAGAGTTCCAGCCTCACCCAGCAGCTCAGGTCGTTGGAGCAGGTCTTGCCAGCTGCTTACACCAGCCATATCTCCCCTGGGTGCACCAAGCTGTCTGGACATGAAGGACCACCAGCCCATCAGGAGGTGGTCCTCCCTCACCAAGTTGTCATCTGGGGCTGATAAAAGCTCCACTAGGACATCATGTGATCAGTACAATGCAGATTCACATGGCTCCCTGGACAGAAATCTGCTCTATGGGTATAAAAAAGAGCCTGCTCGGGCAAACGTGGACCTTTATCTGCCTTTATCCTCTTCCATGCTCTGCCACAGCCTGCTGCAGCGCTCACCAGGAGCTGGCCCCTGCTACCGGTACAACCACAGCAGTAGATCCAGCGGTTTGGACACAGACATGTCCCTTTCCTCAGCTCTGTCATCTTCAGTCAAGCACAGCAGTTTGGACATGAACTACAGTGCTTTACCAGAAGCTAAACTGTCTCGTGGAGGTACACAGGTTTATGGCCTCAGCTTACCCAAACAAGCAGACTCTCCACTGGGTCATCAGACTGACAGAGGCTCCCCGATTCAGCCCTCAGTCCGCACCCAGATGTGGCTGACTGAGCAGATGGAGTACAGACCCAAAGGAGAGAGTGTAGGAGGTCAGATCAGTACTGCTGGGACAGAGGCCTGCGGCGGAGATGGACCGTTATCATGTCAGCAAGGACATCAGCAGGAACCAGGGCTTAGTCAG aTGCTGATGGGGAGCTCCCTTCCAGTCAACACTCTGGTGAAAGTTAAAGAGGGGCtgttgagacagagagagctggagaTAGAGAG ACAGAAGCAGCAGATCTTGCAGCTCCACGCTCGGATCAGAGAGAATGAGCTCAGAGCTCAGCAGGTCCTGCAGAGCCAGAGAGGATGGTTCGATGAGCCACACATCCCAAGTACTAAG TTTTTCCAACAGGAATCAGCGATGAGAACACCATGCAAACAGCCGTCTGACAGGCTGTGCTGTGATGAAGATCTTGGTAGGAAGCTGGCAGTGGCTGAACTGGAAGTTCTTCATTTGAACGAGTTCTTCAAGCAagccacacaaaaatacacagaggACATCAGGAAACTGGAGGAGAAG ATAAAGACGAGGGATCGTTACATCAGCAGTCTGAAGAAGAAGTGTCAGAGGGAGAGCCAACAGAaccaagaaaaacagcaacgcATAGAGACACTGGAGAAATACCTGTCTGACCTGCCGACACTGGATGAGGTGCAGGCCCAGGCCCAGCag gaggaggtgcaACAGAAAGCCAAGGATCTGGAAAAAACAGCATCTCGCTTACAACAGAGCCTAGAAGAAGGGTTTGCTCTGATGAAGGAGAAAGACATCAGCATTGAAATGCAGGCCATGAGGGAGAAGGAGCTGATGGCATCTGTACAAAG CCTGCAGCAGAAGGTGCAGCACTGCTTGGACGATGGGGTGAGGTTGCCCATGCAGGACCTGAAGCGGCTTGAGATGGAAAACACTCAACTCCTGGAGCAGCAAAACCACAGCAGCAGG CTGATCGAGCACCAGAAAGAGCGGATAGAGAGGCTGACCTTGCAGCTTACG GCCACCAGTACAAGactgcaaaaaaagaaaggtcTCTCTCATCGACAGCAGTCCTCTCTGGAAAAGGAGGACAACCTGACCCCCTCATCCAGAGCCTTACCACAG CAGCGACAGGTGGATGAAGGGCTGCCGGTGAGTCCCTTGTCCCATGTGGAGATGCCTGAAGTGGGCCGGCTGCTCAAAGAGATGTCCCTGTGTTTACTGGACCTCCAGGCTCTCTGCAGCATCCTGGCTCAGAGAGCACAGGGCAAAGAGCCCAACCTGTCTCTGCTTCTGGGCATGAAAT CACTGAGTGTTTCGGCGGAGGAGAGTGACAGCAGAGAGGTGGTGGAAGAAGAACTGCGGTTTAAGCTGCTGGAGGTGGGCCAGCTCAGGAGAGACATCGATGAGCTGAGGAAAAGCATCTCAGACCGCTACGCTCAGTATATGGGTGACAGCTGTGTCTCACAGTGA
- the cep85l gene encoding centrosomal protein of 85 kDa-like isoform X3, with product MWYRSDLEDGYESTKTGSSGGGSPGWVPGHESAWHSNPPGPGNSICGGRRHSTVSDSGDTGIGTYCSDSVEDDSSSSTTPLSFQPLSQHHLGQDDSAVPFVHVMLSPSSSPYTSFRVPASPSSSGRWSRSCQLLTPAISPLGAPSCLDMKDHQPIRRWSSLTKLSSGADKSSTRTSCDQYNADSHGSLDRNLLYGYKKEPARANVDLYLPLSSSMLCHSLLQRSPGAGPCYRYNHSSRSSGLDTDMSLSSALSSSVKHSSLDMNYSALPEAKLSRGGTQVYGLSLPKQADSPLGHQTDRGSPIQPSVRTQMWLTEQMEYRPKGESVGGQISTAGTEACGGDGPLSCQQGHQQEPGLSQMLMGSSLPVNTLVKVKEGLLRQRELEIERQKQQILQLHARIRENELRAQQVLQSQRGWFDEPHIPSTKESAMRTPCKQPSDRLCCDEDLGRKLAVAELEVLHLNEFFKQATQKYTEDIRKLEEKIKTRDRYISSLKKKCQRESQQNQEKQQRIETLEKYLSDLPTLDEVQAQAQQQEEVQQKAKDLEKTASRLQQSLEEGFALMKEKDISIEMQAMREKELMASVQSLQQKVQHCLDDGVRLPMQDLKRLEMENTQLLEQQNHSSRLIEHQKERIERLTLQLTATSTRLQKKKGLSHRQQSSLEKEDNLTPSSRALPQQRQVDEGLPVSPLSHVEMPEVGRLLKEMSLCLLDLQALCSILAQRAQGKEPNLSLLLGMKSLSVSAEESDSREVVEEELRFKLLEVGQLRRDIDELRKSISDRYAQYMGDSCVSQ from the exons GCTCCAGTGGCGGTGGATCTCCAGGATGGGTTCCTGGCCATGAATCAGCCTGGCACAGTAACCCTCCTGGTCCTGGGAACAGTATCTGTGGTGGGCGCAGACACAGCACGGTGTCTGACAGTGGGGACACTGGCATTGGCACATACTGCTCTGACAGCGTGGAAG ACGACTCCAGTTCCAGTACCACGCCTCTATCCTTCCAGCCGCTGTCCCAGCATCACTTGGGCCAGGATGATAGCGCCGTCCCTTTTGTCCACGTCATGCTGTCCCCGTCCTCCTCACCCTACACCAGTTTTAGAGTTCCAGCCTCACCCAGCAGCTCAGGTCGTTGGAGCAGGTCTTGCCAGCTGCTTACACCAGCCATATCTCCCCTGGGTGCACCAAGCTGTCTGGACATGAAGGACCACCAGCCCATCAGGAGGTGGTCCTCCCTCACCAAGTTGTCATCTGGGGCTGATAAAAGCTCCACTAGGACATCATGTGATCAGTACAATGCAGATTCACATGGCTCCCTGGACAGAAATCTGCTCTATGGGTATAAAAAAGAGCCTGCTCGGGCAAACGTGGACCTTTATCTGCCTTTATCCTCTTCCATGCTCTGCCACAGCCTGCTGCAGCGCTCACCAGGAGCTGGCCCCTGCTACCGGTACAACCACAGCAGTAGATCCAGCGGTTTGGACACAGACATGTCCCTTTCCTCAGCTCTGTCATCTTCAGTCAAGCACAGCAGTTTGGACATGAACTACAGTGCTTTACCAGAAGCTAAACTGTCTCGTGGAGGTACACAGGTTTATGGCCTCAGCTTACCCAAACAAGCAGACTCTCCACTGGGTCATCAGACTGACAGAGGCTCCCCGATTCAGCCCTCAGTCCGCACCCAGATGTGGCTGACTGAGCAGATGGAGTACAGACCCAAAGGAGAGAGTGTAGGAGGTCAGATCAGTACTGCTGGGACAGAGGCCTGCGGCGGAGATGGACCGTTATCATGTCAGCAAGGACATCAGCAGGAACCAGGGCTTAGTCAG aTGCTGATGGGGAGCTCCCTTCCAGTCAACACTCTGGTGAAAGTTAAAGAGGGGCtgttgagacagagagagctggagaTAGAGAG ACAGAAGCAGCAGATCTTGCAGCTCCACGCTCGGATCAGAGAGAATGAGCTCAGAGCTCAGCAGGTCCTGCAGAGCCAGAGAGGATGGTTCGATGAGCCACACATCCCAAGTACTAAG GAATCAGCGATGAGAACACCATGCAAACAGCCGTCTGACAGGCTGTGCTGTGATGAAGATCTTGGTAGGAAGCTGGCAGTGGCTGAACTGGAAGTTCTTCATTTGAACGAGTTCTTCAAGCAagccacacaaaaatacacagaggACATCAGGAAACTGGAGGAGAAG ATAAAGACGAGGGATCGTTACATCAGCAGTCTGAAGAAGAAGTGTCAGAGGGAGAGCCAACAGAaccaagaaaaacagcaacgcATAGAGACACTGGAGAAATACCTGTCTGACCTGCCGACACTGGATGAGGTGCAGGCCCAGGCCCAGCag caggaggaggtgcaACAGAAAGCCAAGGATCTGGAAAAAACAGCATCTCGCTTACAACAGAGCCTAGAAGAAGGGTTTGCTCTGATGAAGGAGAAAGACATCAGCATTGAAATGCAGGCCATGAGGGAGAAGGAGCTGATGGCATCTGTACAAAG CCTGCAGCAGAAGGTGCAGCACTGCTTGGACGATGGGGTGAGGTTGCCCATGCAGGACCTGAAGCGGCTTGAGATGGAAAACACTCAACTCCTGGAGCAGCAAAACCACAGCAGCAGG CTGATCGAGCACCAGAAAGAGCGGATAGAGAGGCTGACCTTGCAGCTTACG GCCACCAGTACAAGactgcaaaaaaagaaaggtcTCTCTCATCGACAGCAGTCCTCTCTGGAAAAGGAGGACAACCTGACCCCCTCATCCAGAGCCTTACCACAG CAGCGACAGGTGGATGAAGGGCTGCCGGTGAGTCCCTTGTCCCATGTGGAGATGCCTGAAGTGGGCCGGCTGCTCAAAGAGATGTCCCTGTGTTTACTGGACCTCCAGGCTCTCTGCAGCATCCTGGCTCAGAGAGCACAGGGCAAAGAGCCCAACCTGTCTCTGCTTCTGGGCATGAAAT CACTGAGTGTTTCGGCGGAGGAGAGTGACAGCAGAGAGGTGGTGGAAGAAGAACTGCGGTTTAAGCTGCTGGAGGTGGGCCAGCTCAGGAGAGACATCGATGAGCTGAGGAAAAGCATCTCAGACCGCTACGCTCAGTATATGGGTGACAGCTGTGTCTCACAGTGA
- the cep85l gene encoding centrosomal protein of 85 kDa-like isoform X1, giving the protein MWYRSDLEDGYESTKTGSSGGGSPGWVPGHESAWHSNPPGPGNSICGGRRHSTVSDSGDTGIGTYCSDSVEDDSSSSTTPLSFQPLSQHHLGQDDSAVPFVHVMLSPSSSPYTSFRVPASPSSSGRWSRSCQLLTPAISPLGAPSCLDMKDHQPIRRWSSLTKLSSGADKSSTRTSCDQYNADSHGSLDRNLLYGYKKEPARANVDLYLPLSSSMLCHSLLQRSPGAGPCYRYNHSSRSSGLDTDMSLSSALSSSVKHSSLDMNYSALPEAKLSRGGTQVYGLSLPKQADSPLGHQTDRGSPIQPSVRTQMWLTEQMEYRPKGESVGGQISTAGTEACGGDGPLSCQQGHQQEPGLSQMLMGSSLPVNTLVKVKEGLLRQRELEIERQKQQILQLHARIRENELRAQQVLQSQRGWFDEPHIPSTKFFQQESAMRTPCKQPSDRLCCDEDLGRKLAVAELEVLHLNEFFKQATQKYTEDIRKLEEKIKTRDRYISSLKKKCQRESQQNQEKQQRIETLEKYLSDLPTLDEVQAQAQQQEEVQQKAKDLEKTASRLQQSLEEGFALMKEKDISIEMQAMREKELMASVQSLQQKVQHCLDDGVRLPMQDLKRLEMENTQLLEQQNHSSRLIEHQKERIERLTLQLTATSTRLQKKKGLSHRQQSSLEKEDNLTPSSRALPQQRQVDEGLPVSPLSHVEMPEVGRLLKEMSLCLLDLQALCSILAQRAQGKEPNLSLLLGMKSLSVSAEESDSREVVEEELRFKLLEVGQLRRDIDELRKSISDRYAQYMGDSCVSQ; this is encoded by the exons GCTCCAGTGGCGGTGGATCTCCAGGATGGGTTCCTGGCCATGAATCAGCCTGGCACAGTAACCCTCCTGGTCCTGGGAACAGTATCTGTGGTGGGCGCAGACACAGCACGGTGTCTGACAGTGGGGACACTGGCATTGGCACATACTGCTCTGACAGCGTGGAAG ACGACTCCAGTTCCAGTACCACGCCTCTATCCTTCCAGCCGCTGTCCCAGCATCACTTGGGCCAGGATGATAGCGCCGTCCCTTTTGTCCACGTCATGCTGTCCCCGTCCTCCTCACCCTACACCAGTTTTAGAGTTCCAGCCTCACCCAGCAGCTCAGGTCGTTGGAGCAGGTCTTGCCAGCTGCTTACACCAGCCATATCTCCCCTGGGTGCACCAAGCTGTCTGGACATGAAGGACCACCAGCCCATCAGGAGGTGGTCCTCCCTCACCAAGTTGTCATCTGGGGCTGATAAAAGCTCCACTAGGACATCATGTGATCAGTACAATGCAGATTCACATGGCTCCCTGGACAGAAATCTGCTCTATGGGTATAAAAAAGAGCCTGCTCGGGCAAACGTGGACCTTTATCTGCCTTTATCCTCTTCCATGCTCTGCCACAGCCTGCTGCAGCGCTCACCAGGAGCTGGCCCCTGCTACCGGTACAACCACAGCAGTAGATCCAGCGGTTTGGACACAGACATGTCCCTTTCCTCAGCTCTGTCATCTTCAGTCAAGCACAGCAGTTTGGACATGAACTACAGTGCTTTACCAGAAGCTAAACTGTCTCGTGGAGGTACACAGGTTTATGGCCTCAGCTTACCCAAACAAGCAGACTCTCCACTGGGTCATCAGACTGACAGAGGCTCCCCGATTCAGCCCTCAGTCCGCACCCAGATGTGGCTGACTGAGCAGATGGAGTACAGACCCAAAGGAGAGAGTGTAGGAGGTCAGATCAGTACTGCTGGGACAGAGGCCTGCGGCGGAGATGGACCGTTATCATGTCAGCAAGGACATCAGCAGGAACCAGGGCTTAGTCAG aTGCTGATGGGGAGCTCCCTTCCAGTCAACACTCTGGTGAAAGTTAAAGAGGGGCtgttgagacagagagagctggagaTAGAGAG ACAGAAGCAGCAGATCTTGCAGCTCCACGCTCGGATCAGAGAGAATGAGCTCAGAGCTCAGCAGGTCCTGCAGAGCCAGAGAGGATGGTTCGATGAGCCACACATCCCAAGTACTAAG TTTTTCCAACAGGAATCAGCGATGAGAACACCATGCAAACAGCCGTCTGACAGGCTGTGCTGTGATGAAGATCTTGGTAGGAAGCTGGCAGTGGCTGAACTGGAAGTTCTTCATTTGAACGAGTTCTTCAAGCAagccacacaaaaatacacagaggACATCAGGAAACTGGAGGAGAAG ATAAAGACGAGGGATCGTTACATCAGCAGTCTGAAGAAGAAGTGTCAGAGGGAGAGCCAACAGAaccaagaaaaacagcaacgcATAGAGACACTGGAGAAATACCTGTCTGACCTGCCGACACTGGATGAGGTGCAGGCCCAGGCCCAGCag caggaggaggtgcaACAGAAAGCCAAGGATCTGGAAAAAACAGCATCTCGCTTACAACAGAGCCTAGAAGAAGGGTTTGCTCTGATGAAGGAGAAAGACATCAGCATTGAAATGCAGGCCATGAGGGAGAAGGAGCTGATGGCATCTGTACAAAG CCTGCAGCAGAAGGTGCAGCACTGCTTGGACGATGGGGTGAGGTTGCCCATGCAGGACCTGAAGCGGCTTGAGATGGAAAACACTCAACTCCTGGAGCAGCAAAACCACAGCAGCAGG CTGATCGAGCACCAGAAAGAGCGGATAGAGAGGCTGACCTTGCAGCTTACG GCCACCAGTACAAGactgcaaaaaaagaaaggtcTCTCTCATCGACAGCAGTCCTCTCTGGAAAAGGAGGACAACCTGACCCCCTCATCCAGAGCCTTACCACAG CAGCGACAGGTGGATGAAGGGCTGCCGGTGAGTCCCTTGTCCCATGTGGAGATGCCTGAAGTGGGCCGGCTGCTCAAAGAGATGTCCCTGTGTTTACTGGACCTCCAGGCTCTCTGCAGCATCCTGGCTCAGAGAGCACAGGGCAAAGAGCCCAACCTGTCTCTGCTTCTGGGCATGAAAT CACTGAGTGTTTCGGCGGAGGAGAGTGACAGCAGAGAGGTGGTGGAAGAAGAACTGCGGTTTAAGCTGCTGGAGGTGGGCCAGCTCAGGAGAGACATCGATGAGCTGAGGAAAAGCATCTCAGACCGCTACGCTCAGTATATGGGTGACAGCTGTGTCTCACAGTGA